A single Vigna radiata var. radiata cultivar VC1973A chromosome 8, Vradiata_ver6, whole genome shotgun sequence DNA region contains:
- the LOC106770866 gene encoding ADP-ribosylation factor-like protein 5, whose translation MGALMSRFWFMLFPAKEYKIVVVGLDNAGKTTTLYKLHLGEVVTTNPTVGSNVEELVYKNIRFEVWDLGGQERLRTSWATYYRGTHAVIAVIDSSDRARISVMKDELFRLLGHEDLQHSVVLVFANKQDIKDAMTPAEITDALSLHSIKDHDWHIQACCALTGEGLYDGLGWIAQRVTGKAPT comes from the exons ATGGGGGCATTGATGTCGAGGTTCTGGTTCATGTTATTCCCTGCAAAAGAGTAtaagattgttgttgttggatTAGATAACGCTGGAAAAACCACGACCCTTTACAAATTGCATCTGGGTGAGGTTGTAACTACCAATCCTACTGTTGGTAGCAACGTCGAAGAGCTCGTTTACAAGAATATACGATTTGAG GTCTGGGATCTTGGTGGACAAGAAAGACTGAGGACATCGTGGGCAACATATTACCGAGGAACTCATGCTGTTATTGCGGTGATAGACAGCAGTGATAGAGCCAGGATCTCTGTGATGAAGGATGAACTTTTTAGGTTGCTGGGGCACGAAGATTTGCAACATTCTGTCGTTCTTGTCTTTGCTAATAAACAAGATATCAAGGATGCTATGACTCCTGCTGAGATCACTGATGCATTATCTCTTCACAGTATCAAGGATCATGATTGGCATATACAGGCTTGTTGTGCCCTGACTGGAGAAGGGCTCTATGATGGTCTTGGATGGATTGCCCAGCGAGTAACTGGCAAAGCCCCAACATGA
- the LOC106769786 gene encoding uncharacterized protein LOC106769786 isoform X2, with amino-acid sequence MQSGGPESASPVTHRVQSLSSADTRGKHRIHAELKRLEQEARFLEEALDIELEDARRMKSWKNLKGWRRRLQRAKDCSATWKQNLIHYYHQQLDP; translated from the exons ATGCAATCGGGTGGGCCTGAATCCGCTAGCCCCGTGACCCACAGGGTTCAGTCTCTATCTTCCGCAGATACCAGAGGGAAACATAGGATACATGCTGAACTCAAACGCTTGGAGCAGGAAGCAAGATTTTTAGAG GAGGCACTGGATATTGAATTGGAGGATGCTCGAAGAAT GAAGAGCTGGAAAAACTTGAAAGGATGGAGAAGGCGTCTACAGCGTGCAAAGG ACTGCTCAGCAACGTGGAAACAAAACCTGATCCATTACTACCATC AACAATTGGACCCGTAA
- the LOC106769786 gene encoding guanine nucleotide-binding protein subunit gamma 2 isoform X1: MQSGGPESASPVTHRVQSLSSADTRGKHRIHAELKRLEQEARFLEEELEKLERMEKASTACKGLLSNVETKPDPLLPSTIGPVSPTWDRWFEGPQDSKGCCRCWIL, encoded by the exons ATGCAATCGGGTGGGCCTGAATCCGCTAGCCCCGTGACCCACAGGGTTCAGTCTCTATCTTCCGCAGATACCAGAGGGAAACATAGGATACATGCTGAACTCAAACGCTTGGAGCAGGAAGCAAGATTTTTAGAG GAAGAGCTGGAAAAACTTGAAAGGATGGAGAAGGCGTCTACAGCGTGCAAAGG ACTGCTCAGCAACGTGGAAACAAAACCTGATCCATTACTACCATC AACAATTGGACCCGTAAGTCCTACATGGGATCGATGGTTTGAGGGCCCCCAAGATTCTAAAGGCTGCTGTAGATGCTGGATTCTCTGA